In Glycine max cultivar Williams 82 chromosome 7, Glycine_max_v4.0, whole genome shotgun sequence, a single window of DNA contains:
- the LOC100790975 gene encoding brassinosteroid-responsive RING protein 1, producing MGFPVGYVEVFFPNPFLHTLALLGLLRNLVFFLFHLLGLSDFFETEVAWPDPRPSDTAEARPPSVSALLIRDLLPVAKFGDSDIAARQNGCACAVCLFEFSEEEEIRCMRNCKHIFHRTCVDRWIDHDQKTCPLCRTPFVPDDMLDDYNQRLWAATGVNEFYTDYTSSF from the coding sequence ATGGGTTTTCCGGTCGGTTACGTGGAGGTGTTCTTCCCGAACCCGTTCCTGCACACGCTGGCCCTCCTCGGCCTCCTCCGAAACCTCGTattcttcctcttccacctCCTCGGACTCTCCGACTTCTTCGAAACCGAGGTCGCCTGGCCGGACCCCCGCCCCTCAGACACGGCGGAGGCACGGCCCCCCTCCGTGTCGGCGCTCCTGATCCGGGACCTCCTGCCCGTCGCCAAGTTCGGAGACTCCGACATTGCCGCCCGACAAAACGGCTGCGCCTGCGCGGTTTGCCTGTTCGAGTTCTCCGAGGAGGAGGAGATTCGGTGCATGCGCAACTGCAAGCACATTTTCCACCGTACCTGCGTGGACCGTTGGATCGACCACGATCAGAAAACTTGCCCTCTCTGTAGGACCCCCTTTGTGCCAGATGATATGCTTGATGATTATAATCAACGCCTCTGGGCTGCTACTGGGGTTAACGAGTTTTACACCGATTACACTTCTTCTTTCTGA
- the LOC102664436 gene encoding uncharacterized protein, with protein MRIRKNAKLSPLLFSSSSCLQGGSVPLETHVCQLNQSPWDVIPFDSDSIQFQLDHSFAAGNNNGSAENSFGAVESVASMMDADKTSYHSTLVVDVAPINIDATTNMTNPCQFNDKGWPCMNEVRQGQSFCEQHLSYSLLTPHHHTSKKPQAQAQPSAPGTRRGKPRGAAGKKAAAGAGASSNPYEFYYYSGFGPLWGKRRGDRNGGEGSKNSSVGVENSTMVESKNGVGGADDGINDNVASVEVGPSVSEMEHEGIIDYVDDDEEEEGEEEGVDDSGKKRMRKPVKARSLKSLM; from the exons ATGAGGATCCGCAAGAACGCCAAGCTTTCCCCTCTTCTCTTCTCGTCGTCTTCGTGTCTCCAAGGTGGTTCGGTTCCGCTGGAGACCCACGTGTGCCAGTTGAACCAGTCCCCGTGGGATGTGATCCCCTTTGACTCTGACTCCATCCAG TTCCAGCTCGACCACAGCTTCGCCGCTGGAAACAACAATGGCAGCGCCGAAAATTCCTTCGGCGCCGTCGAGAG CGTCGCGTCGATGATGGATGCAGATAAAACTTCTTACCACTCGACTCTAGTGGTTGATGTGGCGCCGATAAATATCGACGCTACAACAAACATGACCAATCCTTGTCAGTTTAATGATAAGGGTTGGCCATGTATGAATGAAGTCAGACAAGGGCAATCATTCTGCGAGCAACATTTATCTTATTCTCTGCTCACTCCCCACCACCACACCAGCAAGAAACCACAAGCGCAAGCTCAACCATCCGCCCCTGGAACTCGCCGTGGCAAGCCTCGGGGAGCGGCGGGGAAGAAGGCGGCTGCGGGGGCGGGGGCAAGTTCGAACCCGTATGAATTCTACTACTACTCCGGGTTCGGGCCCCTGTGGGGCAAACGAAGAGGAGATAGAAATGGAGGAGAAGGGAGCAAGAATAGTAGTGTTGGGGTCGAGAATTCGACAATGGTGGAGTCCAAGAATGGAGTGGGTGGTGCTGACGATGGTATTAATGATAATGTGGCGAGCGTTGAGGTTGGTCCTTCGGTTTCGGAGATGGAGCATGAGGGGATTATCGACTATGTGGATGatgacgaagaagaagaaggagaagaagagggTGTCGACGATAGCGGGAAGAAGCGAATGAGGAAGCCCGTGAAAGCAAGGTCGCTGAAATCGCTGATGTga